A stretch of Caenibius tardaugens NBRC 16725 DNA encodes these proteins:
- a CDS encoding NAD(P)H-dependent flavin oxidoreductase encodes MNNALNTILVERLGCRVPIIQTAMGWVAEPSLVIGSSNAGAFGFLGAAVMTPDEAREKLLQVRRGTDRPFGVNFHSFQPGADKIVDLIIENKDQVRAVSFGRGPNAKMIGRFRDAGILCIPTVGAVKHAQKMVELGVDMVSVQGGEGGGHTGSVPTTVLLPQVLDTVQVPVIASGGFADGRGLAAALAYGAVGIAMGTRFLLTKESPVPDTTKGEYLRASTDGIVLTTKLDGIPQRMVRSKLMDRIEKSGKLGMWGRAIEASLAMKKQTGASWIELIKSAKGMTSHGAMPLKQAMMAATMPMLIQKAVVDGDIENGVMATGVVGGRINEIPSCQELIDRIVAEADERLQALCAAGA; translated from the coding sequence ATGAACAACGCATTGAACACGATTTTGGTGGAACGTCTGGGCTGCCGCGTGCCGATCATCCAGACGGCGATGGGCTGGGTGGCGGAACCGAGCCTGGTGATCGGATCGTCCAATGCCGGTGCGTTCGGGTTTCTTGGCGCGGCGGTGATGACGCCGGATGAAGCGCGTGAGAAGCTGCTGCAGGTGCGCCGCGGCACGGACCGTCCGTTCGGGGTGAACTTCCATTCGTTCCAGCCCGGCGCGGACAAGATCGTCGACCTGATCATCGAAAACAAGGATCAGGTGCGTGCGGTCAGTTTCGGGCGTGGCCCGAACGCCAAGATGATCGGCCGCTTCCGCGATGCGGGCATCCTGTGCATTCCGACCGTGGGTGCGGTGAAACACGCGCAGAAAATGGTCGAACTGGGTGTTGACATGGTCAGCGTGCAGGGCGGCGAAGGCGGTGGGCATACCGGTTCGGTGCCGACCACGGTGTTGTTGCCGCAAGTGCTTGATACCGTGCAGGTGCCGGTGATCGCCAGCGGGGGATTCGCCGACGGGCGCGGTCTGGCGGCGGCGCTGGCCTATGGCGCGGTGGGCATTGCCATGGGTACCCGTTTCCTGCTGACCAAGGAAAGCCCGGTTCCCGATACCACCAAGGGCGAATATCTGCGCGCCTCGACCGACGGGATCGTGCTGACCACCAAGCTCGACGGCATTCCGCAGCGCATGGTCCGTTCGAAACTGATGGATCGCATCGAAAAGTCCGGCAAGCTGGGCATGTGGGGCCGCGCGATCGAAGCCAGCCTTGCGATGAAGAAGCAGACCGGCGCATCGTGGATCGAACTGATCAAGTCGGCCAAGGGCATGACCTCGCATGGCGCCATGCCGCTGAAGCAGGCGATGATGGCCGCGACCATGCCGATGCTGATCCAGAAGGCTGTCGTGGACGGCGATATCGAGAACGGCGTCATGGCCACCGGCGTGGTGGGCGGACGCATCAATGAAATTCCGAGCTGCCAGGAACTGATCGACCGGATCGTGGCCGAGGCGGACGAACGTTTGCAGGCACTGTGCGCCGCTGGCGCGTGA
- a CDS encoding acyl-CoA dehydrogenase, translating into MDLTYTPEQQAFRAEVRAWLEAHVPAQPLEHYDATREGFEAHRQWEATLKQGDWGMVTWPKEYGGRGVDLIQWLIFEEEYYRAGAPGRVNQNGIFLLGPTLMEFGTHEQKARFLPPMASGEEIWAQAWSEPQAGSDLAGVRATAVRDGDEYVLNGHKIWSSRAVFADWAFGLFRAPGTERHHGMSLIFFPLNAPGVTVNAIKKINGHVGFAEIFLEDVRVPAFNRLGDEGQGWHICMATAGFERGLMLRSPARYQVAAARLAELWEANRDSADPALEADVVRAFMNAEAYALNIYQTASRLMAGAKIGPEASTNKIFWSEMDIHLTETALGILGPQAELTQEAPDAASYDWMDDYIFSLAGPIYAGSNEIQRNIIAERMLGLPRK; encoded by the coding sequence ATGGATCTTACCTACACTCCCGAACAGCAGGCATTCCGCGCGGAAGTGCGGGCCTGGCTCGAAGCGCATGTCCCGGCACAGCCGCTGGAACATTACGACGCCACGCGCGAAGGATTCGAAGCCCACCGCCAGTGGGAAGCGACGCTGAAGCAGGGCGATTGGGGCATGGTGACCTGGCCGAAGGAATATGGCGGCCGGGGCGTGGACCTGATCCAGTGGCTGATTTTCGAGGAAGAATACTACCGCGCCGGGGCGCCCGGCCGCGTCAACCAGAACGGTATTTTCCTGCTGGGTCCGACGCTGATGGAATTCGGCACGCACGAACAGAAGGCCCGGTTCCTCCCCCCGATGGCCTCGGGTGAGGAAATCTGGGCCCAGGCATGGTCCGAACCGCAGGCCGGCAGCGATCTTGCCGGGGTGCGCGCCACGGCCGTGCGCGATGGTGACGAATATGTGCTGAACGGCCACAAGATCTGGTCGAGCCGCGCGGTCTTCGCGGACTGGGCTTTCGGCCTGTTCCGCGCACCGGGCACCGAACGCCACCATGGGATGAGCCTGATTTTCTTCCCGCTCAATGCGCCGGGCGTGACCGTGAATGCGATCAAGAAGATCAACGGCCATGTCGGTTTTGCAGAAATCTTCCTGGAAGACGTCCGCGTTCCCGCGTTCAATCGCCTCGGTGATGAAGGGCAGGGCTGGCATATCTGTATGGCGACAGCCGGTTTTGAACGCGGTCTGATGCTGCGTTCGCCCGCCCGCTATCAGGTCGCGGCGGCCCGGCTTGCCGAACTGTGGGAAGCCAACAGGGATAGCGCTGATCCGGCACTCGAAGCCGATGTCGTGCGCGCGTTCATGAATGCGGAAGCTTATGCTCTGAACATTTACCAGACGGCGTCGCGCCTGATGGCAGGGGCGAAAATCGGGCCGGAAGCATCGACCAACAAGATCTTCTGGTCGGAAATGGACATCCATCTGACGGAAACCGCACTGGGCATTCTTGGCCCGCAGGCGGAACTGACGCAGGAAGCGCCCGATGCGGCCTCCTACGACTGGATGGATGATTATATCTT
- a CDS encoding enoyl-CoA hydratase family protein — translation MPITTTIKDRIAEIVFDVPPVNAFDSATWMSIPGIINEAARNPDVNVILIRAEGRGFCGGVDIKEMQAHPERITILNRGNYLTFKAIHEAEIPVVVAVHKFVIGGGIGICGGSDTIIAADDAYFSLPEVDRGAMGGASHMSRMLPLHKVRAAFFTGGNIPAQEAYRLGAVEKVVPRADLETEAREFCKVIASKSRKALVIAKEALNGLEARDVDRGYRWEQGFTLEMYMHEDSQKARDAFVETGKAASF, via the coding sequence ATGCCGATTACAACGACCATCAAGGACCGCATCGCCGAAATCGTCTTCGACGTGCCGCCGGTCAATGCATTCGACAGCGCCACCTGGATGTCGATCCCCGGGATCATCAACGAGGCCGCCCGCAATCCGGACGTGAACGTCATCCTGATCCGTGCCGAAGGGCGCGGGTTCTGCGGTGGTGTGGACATCAAGGAAATGCAGGCGCACCCCGAACGGATCACGATCCTGAACCGTGGTAACTATCTGACGTTCAAAGCTATTCACGAAGCGGAAATTCCCGTTGTGGTCGCCGTGCACAAGTTTGTGATCGGCGGTGGCATTGGCATTTGCGGCGGGTCGGATACGATCATCGCGGCCGACGATGCCTACTTCTCGCTGCCCGAAGTTGACCGCGGCGCGATGGGTGGGGCAAGCCACATGTCGCGTATGCTGCCGTTGCACAAAGTGCGCGCAGCCTTCTTCACTGGCGGCAACATTCCGGCGCAGGAAGCCTATCGTCTGGGCGCGGTTGAAAAGGTCGTGCCCCGTGCCGATCTCGAAACCGAAGCGCGCGAATTCTGCAAGGTGATCGCATCCAAGTCGCGCAAGGCGCTGGTCATCGCCAAGGAAGCGCTGAACGGTCTCGAAGCGCGCGACGTTGATCGCGGTTATCGTTGGGAACAGGGCTTCACGCTCGAAATGTACATGCACGAAGACAGCCAGAAGGCGCGTGACGCTTTCGTGGAAACCGGCAAGGCAGCGTCGTTCTGA